In the Ruminococcus sp. OA3 genome, one interval contains:
- a CDS encoding superoxide dismutase family protein, with protein MEIPIKEIFSTLMDMPLEAYASIAGSEAYAGIQGTVYFYPLWDGTFVIADVAGLPFEEGTCTEKIFGFHIHTGENCTGNEEDPFADTGLHYNPDSCPHPEHAGDLPPLFGNNGYALTMFYTNRFVPEEIIGHTVVIHDMPDDFRTQPAGDSGSKIACGKIQGTDNR; from the coding sequence ATGGAAATTCCAATTAAAGAAATTTTTTCAACACTTATGGATATGCCGCTGGAAGCCTATGCATCCATAGCCGGAAGCGAAGCTTACGCGGGTATCCAGGGTACCGTTTATTTTTACCCGCTCTGGGACGGTACCTTCGTGATTGCCGATGTCGCCGGCCTTCCCTTCGAGGAAGGCACCTGCACGGAAAAGATTTTCGGTTTTCATATTCATACGGGAGAAAACTGCACGGGAAATGAAGAAGATCCATTCGCAGATACCGGTCTTCACTATAATCCGGACTCCTGCCCACACCCGGAACACGCCGGAGACCTGCCTCCGCTGTTCGGCAACAATGGTTATGCACTGACAATGTTCTATACTAACCGCTTTGTTCCTGAAGAAATCATCGGACATACGGTTGTTATCCACGATATGCCGGATGATTTCCGCACACAGCCCGCCGGTGATTCAGGATCAAAAATCGCATGCGGCAAGATTCAGGGAACTGACAACAGGTAA
- a CDS encoding L,D-transpeptidase family protein, with translation MKKLFNTRKKIALAILLVAVLLIAIYFGFSLFFQSHFMFGTTINGLGCSGKNVERVKEELQDHISEYELLLKERDGQSETISAGQIGLKYIDDNGVEQLLEEQNPYSWIAALFRGNDYQVSANTVYDESTIDEILSGLACFQEENVTAPADAVIEETDDGFGITPEVQGNTLKRDQVKQAVIDAVNTGKTELDLEELDLYEKPSVLSTDEGLNAELQQLNTITTAQITYDFVDSQFTVDRSVIREWLVKDEGGNYVLDQEQAAAWVKHMAYETDTFGLEHTFQTSLGPTITLAAGGDYGWVINKEETTQQLIDNINAGTQGNLEPVYVYTAMDRSSNDIGGTYVEVCISEQKMWCYKDGQLVVETPVVTGNSATGHDTPSGSVWAIDAKKKDAHFKQFNVDVTFWLPFNGGVGIHDASWRSSSEYVPSTFRSDGSHGCVNTPYEAAEQIFNTVDIGYPVIVYYSTDQVVGPQPTQENTIG, from the coding sequence ATGAAAAAATTATTTAATACCAGGAAGAAGATCGCATTGGCAATTCTGCTCGTTGCTGTATTGCTGATCGCAATTTACTTTGGTTTCAGTCTGTTTTTTCAGTCGCACTTTATGTTTGGGACAACTATTAACGGGTTAGGCTGTTCAGGCAAAAATGTGGAGCGGGTGAAAGAGGAGCTGCAGGATCATATTTCGGAATATGAACTGCTACTGAAGGAACGGGATGGTCAGTCAGAGACGATAAGTGCCGGTCAGATTGGACTGAAATATATCGATGATAACGGTGTGGAGCAGCTCCTTGAGGAACAGAATCCCTACTCGTGGATCGCAGCACTGTTCAGGGGGAATGATTACCAGGTGTCAGCAAATACAGTGTATGATGAGAGTACAATTGATGAGATTCTCAGTGGCCTGGCATGCTTTCAGGAAGAAAATGTGACGGCACCTGCAGACGCCGTGATAGAAGAGACGGATGACGGCTTTGGGATCACCCCTGAAGTACAGGGAAATACGCTGAAAAGGGATCAGGTAAAGCAGGCAGTGATCGACGCAGTCAATACCGGAAAGACGGAACTGGATCTGGAAGAACTGGACCTGTATGAGAAACCGTCAGTTCTCAGCACAGATGAGGGGCTGAATGCAGAACTTCAGCAGCTGAATACCATTACCACAGCGCAGATTACATACGATTTTGTGGACAGCCAGTTTACGGTCGACCGCTCGGTGATCAGGGAATGGCTGGTCAAAGATGAAGGCGGGAATTATGTACTGGATCAGGAACAGGCAGCGGCGTGGGTAAAGCACATGGCGTATGAGACAGATACATTTGGACTGGAACATACATTCCAGACCTCTCTTGGCCCGACGATAACACTGGCAGCGGGAGGCGATTACGGCTGGGTAATCAACAAGGAAGAGACCACCCAGCAGCTGATTGACAATATCAATGCAGGTACGCAGGGCAATCTGGAGCCGGTATACGTCTACACGGCAATGGACCGGTCATCGAATGATATCGGCGGCACGTATGTGGAGGTGTGCATCTCAGAGCAGAAGATGTGGTGCTACAAAGACGGACAGCTCGTAGTGGAGACTCCGGTGGTAACAGGCAACAGTGCCACCGGTCATGACACACCGTCGGGCAGTGTATGGGCGATCGATGCCAAAAAGAAAGATGCACATTTCAAACAGTTCAATGTCGATGTGACTTTCTGGCTCCCGTTTAACGGAGGCGTTGGTATTCATGATGCCAGCTGGCGTTCCTCTTCTGAATATGTGCCTTCCACATTTCGGTCGGACGGTTCCCACGGCTGTGTGAATACACCGTATGAGGCGGCTGAGCAAATATTCAATACGGTGGATATCGGCTACCCCGTCATCGTATATTACAGCACTGATCAGGTGGTCGGACCTCAGCCGACACAGGAAAATACAATCGGATAG
- a CDS encoding CoA-transferase: MKKVSIITAEEAALKVQDGDTIATGGFVSCACPEALSTALEKRFLETGHPKDLTLFFAAGQGHRDGTGGDHYGHEGMVKRVIGGHWDRAPKLGELALNNKIEAYNLPQGVISHMYRDIAAHNIGTITHVGLYTFADPRNEGGKLNDCTKEDLVKLVNIDGEERLLYKGFPINVVFLRGSYCDEFGNCTVHREIGPLDVTAMAQACKNSGGKVIVQVEKIVQGGSLDPKLVAIPGIYVDSVVIGTDEENMQCLGMPYDGALTGEFRIPVDAIPPIPMDAKKIIARRAAMELPKDAIVNLGTGAPEKIANVAAEEGISNSMTLTVEAGSIAGVPYGGTQFGAAANSMSILPHNVQFDFYQGGGLDIAFLGLAETAPNGDLNVSKFGTRLAGAGGFIDITQNAKSVVYCGTMTAKGLKTECKDGKLVITQEGAKKKFVKQVEQITFSGDYANKVKQPVLYITERCVFELRPEGVTLIEIAPGIDLQTQILDQMEFKPQIADDLKLMDERIFREELMGLANEQ, encoded by the coding sequence ATGAAAAAGGTAAGTATTATCACGGCTGAAGAGGCTGCGCTCAAGGTTCAGGACGGCGACACGATCGCGACTGGCGGTTTCGTAAGCTGTGCATGTCCGGAGGCGCTTTCGACAGCACTTGAGAAACGTTTCCTGGAAACGGGACATCCGAAGGATCTGACACTGTTTTTTGCAGCCGGACAGGGGCATCGGGATGGGACAGGAGGAGACCATTACGGTCATGAAGGCATGGTTAAACGTGTGATCGGCGGGCACTGGGACCGGGCACCAAAACTGGGCGAACTGGCCCTGAATAATAAGATCGAGGCATACAACCTGCCGCAGGGTGTCATATCCCACATGTATCGTGATATTGCGGCACATAATATTGGCACGATTACGCATGTAGGACTGTATACATTTGCCGATCCGCGTAACGAAGGCGGAAAACTCAACGACTGCACAAAAGAGGATCTTGTAAAACTCGTCAATATCGACGGCGAAGAGCGCCTTCTTTATAAAGGTTTTCCGATCAATGTGGTATTCCTTCGCGGTTCTTACTGTGATGAGTTCGGAAACTGTACCGTACATAGAGAGATCGGACCGCTTGATGTTACAGCGATGGCGCAGGCATGTAAAAATTCCGGCGGTAAAGTGATCGTTCAGGTTGAAAAGATCGTTCAGGGAGGTTCTCTGGATCCAAAACTCGTGGCCATCCCGGGAATTTATGTGGATTCTGTTGTGATCGGTACAGATGAGGAGAACATGCAGTGTCTCGGCATGCCTTACGATGGAGCGCTCACTGGCGAATTCCGTATTCCTGTTGATGCGATTCCTCCGATTCCCATGGACGCGAAAAAAATTATTGCCCGCCGGGCAGCGATGGAGCTTCCGAAGGATGCCATTGTCAATCTGGGAACAGGGGCACCGGAAAAAATCGCAAATGTTGCCGCAGAGGAAGGCATTTCTAACAGTATGACGCTGACAGTGGAGGCTGGTTCTATCGCAGGAGTTCCGTATGGCGGAACACAGTTCGGCGCTGCGGCAAACTCCATGTCCATACTGCCGCATAATGTACAGTTTGACTTCTATCAGGGAGGAGGACTTGATATCGCGTTTCTTGGTCTGGCTGAGACAGCTCCGAACGGAGATTTGAACGTATCTAAATTTGGAACACGTCTGGCAGGTGCAGGCGGATTTATCGATATCACACAGAATGCGAAGAGTGTTGTGTACTGCGGTACGATGACAGCCAAGGGCCTGAAGACAGAGTGTAAAGACGGCAAGCTGGTGATTACGCAGGAAGGTGCAAAGAAAAAGTTTGTGAAACAGGTTGAACAGATCACGTTCTCGGGCGATTATGCAAACAAAGTAAAACAGCCTGTTCTGTATATCACAGAGCGCTGTGTATTTGAGCTCCGTCCGGAAGGTGTTACGCTGATCGAAATCGCACCTGGTATCGACCTTCAGACACAGATTCTGGATCAGATGGAATTCAAACCACAGATTGCAGATGACCTGAAGCTGATGGATGAGAGAATCTTCCGCGAGGAACTGATGGGTCTTGCGAATGAACAGTAA
- a CDS encoding butyryl-CoA:acetate CoA-transferase: MNIQKQYEMKLTTAEEAVKVVKSGDWVDYAWSTATPVALDAALAKRAGELSDVKVRGGILLQVPEIFKVENVKEHFSWNSWHMTGIERKAIAQGFAYYGPIRYSELPRYYYDMDCKPDVAMIQVAPMDVHGFFNFGPSASHLKAICETSKIVIVEVNENMPVAYGDETSSVHITDVDMIVHGENPLVPELGGSQAPMTEVDKKVAEYILEEISDGSCLQLGIGGMPNAVGKLIAESDLKDLGVHTEMYVDAYVEMAKAGKINGRKKNIHTGKQVYAFAAGSRELYDYIDNNPEMYSASVGYVNDVRTVSALDNFMSINNAVNIDLFGQVNAESAGVKHISGAGGQLDFVLGAYLSKGGKSFICCSSTFTDRNGQLQSRILPVLDPGSIVTDTRTNTHFLVTEYGKVNLKGLSTWQRCEALISIAHPDFRDQLIKEAEKMNIWKASNRR, translated from the coding sequence ATGAACATACAAAAACAGTATGAAATGAAATTAACGACGGCAGAGGAAGCGGTCAAAGTAGTAAAATCCGGTGACTGGGTAGATTATGCATGGAGTACAGCAACTCCTGTTGCGCTGGATGCCGCGCTGGCAAAACGGGCGGGTGAGCTCAGTGATGTCAAGGTAAGAGGCGGTATCCTGCTACAGGTTCCCGAAATTTTCAAAGTGGAGAACGTAAAAGAGCATTTTTCCTGGAATTCCTGGCATATGACCGGAATTGAGAGAAAGGCGATCGCACAGGGATTTGCATACTACGGACCGATTCGCTATTCAGAACTACCGCGTTATTATTATGATATGGACTGTAAACCGGATGTGGCAATGATTCAGGTTGCACCTATGGACGTCCATGGATTTTTTAACTTCGGACCGAGCGCATCTCATCTGAAAGCAATCTGTGAGACATCGAAGATCGTGATCGTGGAAGTAAATGAGAATATGCCGGTTGCCTACGGTGATGAGACAAGCAGCGTACATATTACAGATGTAGATATGATCGTACACGGCGAGAATCCGCTTGTGCCGGAACTCGGCGGAAGCCAGGCGCCGATGACGGAGGTCGATAAAAAAGTTGCAGAATATATCCTGGAAGAAATCTCTGACGGATCATGTCTCCAGCTCGGAATCGGCGGTATGCCGAATGCAGTCGGCAAGCTGATTGCCGAATCAGATCTGAAGGATCTCGGCGTACATACTGAAATGTATGTTGATGCATATGTTGAGATGGCAAAAGCAGGAAAGATCAACGGAAGAAAGAAAAACATCCACACTGGAAAGCAGGTTTATGCGTTTGCAGCGGGCAGCAGAGAGTTATATGATTATATTGACAATAATCCGGAAATGTACAGCGCCTCCGTTGGATATGTCAATGATGTGCGGACAGTTTCGGCACTGGATAATTTTATGTCCATCAACAATGCGGTGAATATCGACCTGTTTGGTCAGGTCAATGCTGAATCCGCCGGTGTCAAACATATCAGCGGTGCAGGCGGACAGCTGGATTTCGTACTGGGTGCATACCTGTCAAAAGGCGGCAAGAGCTTTATCTGCTGTTCCTCCACGTTTACTGACAGAAACGGACAGCTGCAGTCCAGGATACTACCTGTCCTGGACCCAGGCTCAATCGTAACGGATACCAGGACAAACACACATTTCCTTGTGACAGAGTATGGAAAAGTAAACCTCAAAGGTCTTTCTACATGGCAGAGGTGTGAAGCGCTCATCTCCATAGCTCATCCGGATTTCCGCGATCAGCTGATCAAAGAGGCAGAAAAGATGAATATCTGGAAAGCCAGCAACAGACGGTAG
- a CDS encoding MBOAT family O-acyltransferase, with translation MSLISLQFLVFTAIAVTGYYLIPMKYQWQWLLGFSYIYYLSAGVKLVAFLLFSTATTYLAARRMYALDQGEADKKKVRSLKRSVLVLTLFLNFGMLALLKYTNFAIGNINAVFHTDFQLMNLLLPLGISFYTFQSMGYLLDVYWGKCKPERNPFKFALFVSFFPQILQGPISRFSALSKELFAEHAFDMQRTQEALLRILWGFFKKMVIADNAAMFVDVIFGNSQAYSGMAILGVLGYTVQLYGDFSGGMDVVIGIASLFGIRLEENFKRPFFAVSITDFWHRWHITLGTWMKDYIFYPVSLSKWMGHFTRRAKKIFGKSIGRTLPICLANIIVFLVVGIWHGAAWKFIAYGLYNGVIIAFSGLMAGNYRKWKKACNIRNDSRWFHVFQILRTFLLVNISWFLDRGSDLGQAFAMMKNAVTKFDLSPLLRPGFLALADGNPNVCLIFLGIVLAGCVLLFFVSYRQECGTNVAAVVLQSPCVVRFGIVLILVLSLPLLGADPSMAGGFIYAQF, from the coding sequence ATGTCACTCATCTCACTGCAGTTTTTAGTTTTTACTGCAATAGCAGTTACAGGATATTATCTGATTCCGATGAAATATCAGTGGCAGTGGCTGCTGGGATTCAGCTATATCTACTATTTGTCCGCAGGAGTGAAACTTGTAGCTTTCCTGTTGTTTTCAACAGCAACCACGTACCTTGCGGCTCGCAGAATGTATGCGCTGGACCAGGGAGAGGCAGATAAAAAGAAGGTCCGCAGCCTGAAACGAAGTGTACTTGTCCTTACGCTGTTTTTAAACTTTGGCATGCTGGCACTTCTGAAATACACGAACTTTGCGATCGGCAATATCAATGCAGTGTTTCACACGGACTTCCAGCTTATGAATCTGCTGCTGCCGCTTGGGATTTCTTTCTATACATTCCAGTCAATGGGTTATCTGCTGGATGTATACTGGGGGAAATGCAAACCGGAGAGAAACCCGTTTAAATTTGCGCTTTTTGTGTCCTTTTTTCCGCAGATCCTGCAGGGACCGATCAGCAGGTTTTCCGCACTCTCAAAAGAATTATTTGCGGAGCATGCTTTTGACATGCAGCGGACGCAGGAAGCACTTCTCAGGATCCTCTGGGGATTTTTTAAGAAAATGGTTATTGCCGATAATGCTGCGATGTTTGTGGACGTGATATTTGGAAATTCTCAGGCGTACAGCGGCATGGCGATTCTCGGTGTACTCGGGTATACTGTGCAGCTTTATGGGGATTTTTCAGGGGGAATGGATGTTGTCATCGGAATTGCGTCACTGTTCGGCATCCGTCTGGAAGAAAACTTCAAGCGGCCTTTTTTTGCCGTATCAATCACCGATTTTTGGCACCGCTGGCATATTACACTCGGGACCTGGATGAAGGATTACATTTTTTACCCGGTATCACTTTCCAAATGGATGGGACATTTTACCAGACGGGCAAAAAAAATATTCGGAAAAAGTATCGGGAGGACGCTGCCCATCTGTCTGGCGAATATCATCGTCTTTCTGGTTGTCGGCATCTGGCACGGCGCTGCGTGGAAATTCATTGCATACGGTCTGTATAATGGCGTGATCATCGCATTCAGCGGACTGATGGCAGGGAATTACAGAAAATGGAAGAAGGCCTGCAATATTCGGAATGATTCACGATGGTTTCATGTATTTCAGATACTGCGTACCTTTCTGCTTGTCAACATCAGCTGGTTTTTGGACCGGGGGAGTGATCTGGGACAGGCGTTTGCGATGATGAAAAATGCGGTGACAAAATTTGATCTGTCTCCGCTGCTCCGGCCGGGCTTCCTGGCACTCGCGGATGGCAATCCAAATGTGTGTCTGATCTTTCTCGGGATCGTGCTGGCTGGCTGCGTGCTGCTGTTTTTTGTAAGCTATCGGCAGGAATGTGGGACAAATGTTGCGGCAGTTGTGCTTCAGAGCCCGTGCGTTGTACGTTTCGGCATAGTTCTGATACTGGTTCTGTCACTTCCGCTGCTGGGTGCAGATCCATCGATGGCAGGAGGTTTTATCTATGCGCAGTTTTAA
- a CDS encoding acyl carrier protein — protein sequence MEKILEILEEIQPGEDYENCTTLIDDGILESFAILSIVSELEDAFDISVTPADIIPENFNSAQALWNMVVRLQKES from the coding sequence ATGGAAAAAATATTAGAAATCTTAGAGGAAATACAACCGGGAGAAGACTATGAAAATTGTACTACTTTAATTGATGACGGGATTCTGGAATCCTTTGCGATTCTTTCCATCGTCAGTGAACTGGAGGATGCGTTTGATATTTCTGTTACACCGGCTGACATTATTCCGGAAAATTTTAATTCAGCCCAGGCGCTCTGGAATATGGTAGTAAGATTACAGAAGGAAAGTTAG
- a CDS encoding alanine racemase, with amino-acid sequence MTHQMMIQKIADECGTPFYLFNLDQVRAQVREVKEILGERVRICYAMKANPFLVRAVHSCVDGFEVCSPGELRICERLRIPMKKVVLSGVYKEKRDLEAVMARWTGSNTFTAESFQQLQMIEECAGNMGLFARVLLRVTSGNQFGMDEMLIREIVETRNRYPHVCIEGVQFYSGTQKHRLDRIEKELRYLDELVTDLEEQYGYHAEHIEYGPGFFIPYFQKDGQSDQKEMLAEFAGILNSLTFDGQITLEMGRYLAASCGEYVTAIVDMKQNKGQNYCIVDGGIHHLNYYGQSMAMKIPFFEHLGEHRHGKEQLYNICGSLCTVGDVLVKQLPLTGACLGDLLVFQRTGAYSVTEGIHLFLSRDLPKVFFCSEQDGVRLVRGDDPTDVINSEREGEAVWKKY; translated from the coding sequence ATGACCCATCAGATGATGATTCAAAAGATTGCAGATGAATGCGGGACTCCGTTTTATCTCTTCAACCTGGATCAGGTCCGGGCACAGGTCCGGGAAGTGAAAGAGATTCTGGGAGAGCGGGTCCGAATCTGTTATGCAATGAAGGCAAATCCGTTCCTTGTCCGTGCAGTGCATTCCTGCGTCGACGGATTTGAAGTGTGCTCTCCCGGAGAGCTGCGTATCTGTGAGCGGCTGAGGATTCCCATGAAGAAGGTAGTGCTGTCGGGAGTTTATAAGGAAAAAAGAGATCTTGAAGCTGTGATGGCCAGATGGACCGGGAGTAATACGTTTACGGCAGAATCTTTTCAGCAGCTGCAGATGATAGAAGAGTGTGCAGGAAACATGGGACTGTTTGCGAGAGTACTGCTGCGCGTGACCAGCGGAAACCAGTTCGGTATGGATGAGATGCTGATAAGAGAGATCGTTGAAACCCGCAACCGGTATCCTCATGTCTGTATCGAGGGGGTGCAGTTTTACTCCGGCACCCAGAAGCACAGGCTTGACAGGATTGAAAAAGAGCTTCGGTATCTGGATGAACTGGTGACGGACTTAGAAGAGCAGTATGGTTATCACGCAGAACATATTGAGTATGGTCCGGGCTTTTTTATCCCGTACTTTCAGAAAGACGGACAGTCAGACCAGAAAGAAATGCTTGCAGAATTTGCCGGAATTTTGAATAGCCTGACGTTTGATGGGCAGATTACCCTTGAGATGGGCAGATATCTGGCAGCATCATGTGGAGAGTATGTGACGGCTATTGTGGATATGAAACAGAACAAAGGACAGAACTACTGTATTGTCGATGGAGGAATCCATCATTTAAATTATTATGGTCAGTCGATGGCGATGAAAATCCCATTTTTTGAACATCTGGGTGAACATAGACACGGTAAGGAGCAGCTTTACAATATCTGCGGATCACTCTGTACTGTGGGGGATGTGCTGGTAAAACAGCTTCCGCTTACGGGAGCTTGCCTGGGAGATCTGCTCGTGTTTCAACGTACAGGGGCATATTCCGTGACAGAGGGCATCCATCTGTTTTTAAGCAGAGATTTGCCGAAGGTGTTTTTTTGTTCAGAACAGGATGGTGTGAGGCTTGTGCGCGGGGATGACCCGACGGATGTGATCAATTCAGAAAGAGAAGGAGAAGCAGTATGGAAAAAATATTAG
- a CDS encoding amino acid adenylation domain-containing protein has product MEQYYIQISSHRRNVLQYLEESAKKKPDKTAVEDEKDSLTYRQLLKKSQQIGTALAARSDEHRQPIAVFMEKSAAVLTVFFGIVYSGNFYVMLDSRQPAARIRQILDTLGQPAVITDKKHGKALEKIIQNDQILYIEELADAEVKAGILERVREQSTDLDPLYCIFTSGSTGVPKGVLVGHRSVLDFIDEFTETFGFTADDVFGCQAPLDFDVSVKDIYTSLKTGATLELIPKQYFSFPTKLLDFLEERQVTTLIWAVSALCIITTLKGFDYKIPGNVNKVLFSGEVMPVGHLNQWQRALPDAMYVNLYGPTEITCNCTYYKVEREFEPGEHLPIGQPFSNETVMLLDDNDQLVTEPFKKGELCVAGTALALGYYGNPDQTAKAFVKNPLNTAYPQMIYRTGDLAFYNADGDLCFASRKDFQIKHMGHRIELGEIETAMEKSEGVERACVIYLEDSNKIGACYLGRPEVKALVRELRQKLPAFMIPNLFEKVDEMPLTKNGKIDRGELRRRLEVQE; this is encoded by the coding sequence ATGGAACAATATTATATTCAAATATCATCTCACAGAAGAAATGTGCTGCAGTATCTTGAAGAGTCTGCGAAAAAGAAGCCGGATAAGACGGCGGTCGAGGACGAGAAGGATTCACTGACATACCGGCAGCTGCTCAAGAAGAGCCAGCAGATTGGGACGGCACTGGCAGCACGTAGTGATGAGCACCGACAGCCGATCGCTGTTTTTATGGAAAAATCGGCAGCGGTGCTCACTGTGTTTTTTGGAATTGTATACAGCGGGAACTTCTACGTGATGCTGGACAGCCGGCAGCCTGCGGCGCGTATCCGTCAGATTTTGGACACGCTGGGGCAGCCTGCCGTGATTACGGATAAAAAACATGGGAAAGCGCTGGAAAAAATCATACAAAATGATCAGATTCTGTATATAGAAGAGCTGGCGGACGCTGAGGTGAAGGCTGGAATCCTTGAAAGGGTGCGGGAACAGAGTACAGATCTGGATCCACTGTACTGTATTTTCACCTCCGGTTCCACCGGAGTTCCCAAAGGGGTGCTGGTAGGTCACAGATCCGTTCTTGATTTCATCGATGAGTTTACAGAGACGTTTGGATTTACAGCGGATGACGTGTTTGGATGTCAGGCGCCGCTTGATTTTGACGTTTCAGTGAAGGATATCTACACGTCACTGAAGACGGGGGCAACACTGGAACTGATCCCAAAACAATATTTTTCTTTTCCGACGAAGCTATTGGATTTTCTGGAAGAGAGACAGGTCACGACGCTGATCTGGGCAGTCTCTGCACTCTGTATTATCACAACGCTGAAAGGATTTGACTATAAAATACCGGGAAATGTGAATAAAGTACTTTTCAGCGGGGAAGTGATGCCGGTGGGACATCTGAACCAGTGGCAAAGAGCACTGCCGGATGCAATGTATGTCAATCTGTACGGACCGACGGAGATTACCTGCAATTGTACGTACTACAAAGTTGAGCGCGAGTTCGAACCGGGCGAACATCTGCCGATCGGCCAGCCGTTTTCAAATGAAACGGTAATGCTGCTGGATGATAACGATCAGCTGGTAACAGAACCATTCAAAAAAGGGGAACTCTGTGTGGCCGGAACGGCGCTTGCGCTTGGATATTACGGGAATCCGGATCAGACGGCAAAAGCTTTTGTGAAAAATCCGCTCAATACGGCGTATCCGCAGATGATATACCGGACCGGAGATCTTGCGTTTTATAATGCGGACGGTGACCTCTGCTTTGCGTCCAGAAAAGATTTTCAGATCAAACATATGGGACACAGGATCGAGCTTGGAGAGATCGAGACAGCCATGGAAAAATCAGAAGGAGTCGAGAGGGCCTGTGTCATCTATCTGGAAGACAGCAACAAAATTGGGGCGTGTTATCTGGGCCGCCCTGAAGTGAAGGCGCTGGTGAGAGAACTGAGGCAGAAGCTTCCGGCATTTATGATCCCCAATCTGTTTGAGAAGGTGGATGAGATGCCGCTGACGAAGAATGGAAAGATCGACCGGGGGGAACTCCGGCGGAGACTGGAGGTGCAGGAATGA